The region TAAAAGGAGCAACAATCACTAAGTGGAGCTGCTTTACTTCATGAAGCAGAATATTCCAGATCAGACCCAAAATCTTTGTTCCTGGAGAGCTGCTGAAGTGATAGAGATAGTGCTAAGAAACCCAGGGAGCATCAGCGGAGCTCCTGTGTGACCACAGGAGATGCCATTCCCACGGCCATCCACCACCCAAGCCCCAGAGACCACCACAGCACAACCACCAAACGCTCGAGATGACACATCACCACAGCCAAACGTGACCTTGAAGATGCTGGACTGGACCACTTTTCATTACTTCTGATAAATCAAGTGAAAAAGCTGAGCTACAGAAACTGAGTATCAGAAGTGGGATTTTCCAGAATAAAGTAATCTTGTTCATcgcaaaggcaaaaaaaaaaaaaaaaaaaaaaatcaagctagaGCATGAACCAACGTTTTCTCCACAATCTATGAATTTGAGAATGACCACTCATTCAGTTACAATGTCTTCTGCTTAGTCTTCTCTCTTCAAACTGTTAGAAGACTCACTCTAAATTGCTCCAATCCTGTAACAAGCTTGCGGTTGGGGAAAGACACACAATCTTTAGGCAATATACACACTAATTACCAATATAATAGTTGAACAATACCTTCTACAGGACACTCAAAGGGTTTTGTGCCAAGGTGAGTTATACTGTGGCCTTTCAAGTGTTCTGCTCTTGTGAAGGACTTCCCACAGCCTTCAACGGGGCACATAAACCTCCTGTCATCTTCATGTTTCCTACAAGGGGAGGAAATTGCCATTGGCATGTTTAAATCCACTGCTGCTTAAgtactggaagaaaaacaaataaacaagcaaacagcaaGTAACTTAGGACAGTATAATCAGAAAAGGCTACCTTTTATGCCTCAGCAGCTTGGACATACTGGTGAAAGACCAGCCACAACCTTCAAAGTCACAGATAAAAGGCCTTTCACCTTAAGCAAAGAAAGGTTATGTTAATAATCTAATACGGAAATATACACTGCTACTAAAAAATCTCAAAAGCTGCTTAAATGGAATTAATTTAGGACAAGAAGACTCAACCAACCCCTCCTAAAATTCACTGCAGAGTACTGTGAAGCCCCCTTCCCCCTCGTAAAAGCCTTTAACTCAAGGCGACTGCATCCTTCCCTCTGCACCAGGGAGCACAGGTAATTATCAACACATCTCATATGCATCTGAGCCATCCTGAAGGTGCTTCAATAACCAATAATAGCACTAATCAAAACAGAaacgctggagcaggggaggaatgtGAGGAGTTTCCCCACCCGCCCTCCCccaggaggaagaagtggcaggactggccgcaccccccattccctgccccctgcccccctggGGGTAAGGAGATAGAgagatcaggaacaaaactgagcccgggaagaagggaggggtagaggaaggtgtttttaagatgtggtaatgcttctcactgtcctattctgttaGTCTTTTGTTAGtctttgaattaaagtgatgttctttttcttcccctccctgtccttatctcaattccccagccttttgctttatttttctctttcccattcctgagggggaaggggtgactGAACAACTGCAcagtgctcagttgccctctgggctcaaacgACCACAACGTTTTGAACATCTATGAACTTGGGAATAGACCTGGGATCATTTTTGTGAACAGAGTTTGCATGCCAAAAGCCACAGCTTTGCATGGCCACAGCTACTTCATATCTGGTCAGTTCATTCAGCAGACTGCTACCCCGCAGGAGGCCAAGAATCAAATGTTTTCACTGATTCCAAAGAACTCACGTCACCCTTGCTCATGACTTTCAGTTTTTCCAGCAAACTGAAGTCCACCCCACACACATTATCTTCCATGTACTTCCCCAGGAACAAGTCACCCTCATGAATACCTGTGTGACTCCTCATGTGGATTTTCAGTCGGCAGGCTTTGTCATACTGCTTGTTACAGCCAGGGAACGAACAGGAGAACTGCTCTTGCTCTCTGAAGTGGGCTCGATTATGGGAGAATAACGCACTCACTGTGATAAACGTTCTCTCGCAgcctggggagagaagggaaacagAATACAAAACTGAATCCGGGAAACTGAGGTTTTTCCCTCCCCACTTTTAGCGAGGGACCTTCATGATCCTTTTTCCAACATATCTGGAGTTTGTGATCTTATTTCCAAGGTACGACATCCTGGCATGCAGAATAACCAAACAGGGCCATCCTAAACTACATTACTCCCAGGGATTGcaacaagaatcacagaatcatctgggttggaaaagcccttgaagatcctccagtccaaccatgaacctcacactgaccgttcccaactccaccagatccctcagcgctggctcaacccgactcttcaacccctccagggatggggactccccccctgccctgggcagcccattccaacgcccaacaaccccttctgcaaagaaatccttcctaagagccagtctgaccctgccctggcgcagcttgaggccattccctcttggcctggcccTTGTTACTGATTTAGCCAAGGCGGGCAGCCCAGTTTAAGACTTTCGCTGTGACTTCAGGCGTTTCACCATGCCAGCTCAAACCCACACGTAAGGTGACCAATCTCTCGATATCCTCCAGCTCCCAAACTCTCGATATCTGAGGGGCCTGGAGCCACGGCCTTGACACTCAGAGAAGGGGTGACACGAAGGGGAAAAGAGGGGCAGCGGGGAGGAAAAGCACTGCACGGCAGGGATCCCATCCTCACCCAGGCGAGCTGCTTGGGGgtttttgacttatttttttttctggaaagggaGGGAACCAAGTCCCAGAGGCCCGGCGGCGCCTTACCGGGGAAGTCGCAGCGGTAGGGCCGCTCGGGCTCCAGGTGGCTGCGGCGGCGGTGGGCGGCGAGGCGGGCGGCGCTGGGGAAGCGCTGCCCGCACGCCTCGCACTTGTGCGCCGCCTCCTGCTCGTGGGCGCGGCTGTGGGCCCGCAGGTTGTAGACGGTGGTGAAGCGCTTGGCGCAGCCCGGCGCCGCGCAGGCGAAAGGCCGCAGCTTGTCGTGCGAGTGCAGGTGCCGCCGGAGCTTGTAGGCCGTGGCGAACGACCAGGCGCAGCCCGGTACCGGGCAGCCGaagggccgcgccgccgccgccgcactcCCCCGGCCGTCCTCGCCGCCGCCGTGCGCCGAGAGGCGGTGCAGCCGCAGCTGCTGCTTGCGGGGAAAGGCCTCGCCGCAGCGCGGCTCCGGGCAGGGGAAGGCCGGTGGCGAGCGCGGCCGCGGCCCACccggcggctcggcggggctggcggcggacggcggcggcggaggaggaggaggaggaggcggcggcggcggggcgggcggcgcggagcccgCGGCCTGCTCGGCGCCGGGCCCCAGCGTCAGGACGCCGTTCTCGATGCGCACCACCAGGCTCTGGTTGTTGATGGTGATGGTCCCCGAGAAGGAGCCGTCCTCCGCGCCATCGCCgtcggcgggcagcggcggcggcggcgggggaggaggaggaggtggcggtggtggcggcggcgctGAGCCGGGGGCCTCCTCCGGCGGctcggcgggcggcgggccgggctgggggcgCCCCGCttcgccgccgcccgggccggccTCGGCCGCGCCGCGCACCACGTTGAAGACGAGCAGGAGCCCGTCGTTGTCGGGCGCGGGGCCCCCCGCCGGCGGCGCGCAGGGGCCGGGCGCCGGGTTGGCGCCGGGCTCCGGCTtctcctccaccagcagcaccgGGAAGCTCACGTAGAGGCCCGACGCGGCGGTGCTGGAGGCGGAGGCGGCCGGCGGCTCccaggcgggcggcgggcggcacggggcggcgggcggcgcggcggggccgccatgttgggcgccgggccgggcccgggccgccTCCGCGGCGGGCAGCCCCTGCGTTTCCATCTTGGGGGTCCCTGTAGCAGCGGCTGAAACcggagccgcggggcggggccggcgcgggccGGCGGGGAAACACGGAGCGCGGAATCGCGGAGCGGCGCGGGAGGCGCCGCCGAAACGCGGAGCGCGGAGTTACGGAACGGGCCCCCGCCCGCCCAACACTTCCATTCCCCCGCCGGGCCGCTCGCCCCGATCGGCTTCTCCTCGCCTCGGGAGGGCCGCCCCGGTGGCTGTCCTGCGCTAGCTCGTACCTTCAGTGCTAGCGGCTGGCCAAAGTGGCCCAGTTGGAATTATTTCAGGATTTGGGGATTCTTCAGCTACCTGTTAATAGTGAGGAGGAAGCTGCGCCAGAGCAGAGCAATCCTAAACTCACAACTACCTTTGGAGAGTTGCAGTAGggaaatagaatcacagaatcatctgggttggaaaagcccttgaagatcctccagtccaaccatgaacctcacactgaccgttcccaactccaccagatccctcagccctgggtcaacccgactcttcaacccctccagggatggggactccccccctgccctgggcagcccattccaatgcccaacaaccccttctgcaaagaaatccttcctaagagccagtctgaccctgccctggcgcagcttgaggcccTTCCCTCTTGCCCTATACTTTAGCAAAAGAGCCCGCCAGCCTTCAGCGGGAGTATGAAAACAGCATTAGGAGCCAGCTGTGAGCGATGCAGAGTTCCTGCTCAAAGTGTGGCCCGGCCACTGCACCACCACAGCCAGACCCGAGGGAATGTGGAACCAGTTGAAGGAGGGCACTAAGGAGTCCTGCGCAGCAGGGGCAGGCTgcaaaggagggagggaaaaaggaCAAACAGACTAAAAGAGACTGAGGGTAGGAAAGAGGCTCCGAAATGACATATTATTGCTGAAGTCAGTTGaacctatgcaaaaaaaaaattctatacaATCAGTTAATGCGTAAAAACCTTCTgcgtcattttttttttttcattcttgggCAGAGCTTTTTTTGAGAGAACATTCGGCTGCCTTCTGGCTGCCTAATActtacagaaaagggaaaattgtCCTGTATTTGCCATGGAAATGACACCAGTCCCCTCCTGCTGTGGGACCGATGAGCAGTCCCAGCAGATGGTGCTGTGATCATTCCACTGCTCAAActatttctccttcccactgaACAATTTAGCATCAAATCTCCAGCAGCAAGGACAAGGATGAGAGCTTGCCAGGCACACTCAGCTCCAGGGAAGCTGGTACTTCTTGCCCTAGAGCTGTCGGTACACCCAGAGCTCCACTGTGGACCTTTCACAGCCAGAGTCTGAAGTCCCTGGGTGCTCAAGCTCAGCCTCCTCTGAAAGCCCCATTACCTCGCTGCTGAGTGGCCTGATCCTGGCTGCCCCTAGCCCTCCTGAACTCCCTGTGGAGGTCTTTGCAGTACCTGCCTTCACGTTCCTAGGAAAAGAAAGCTCTGCCCGGGCATTTATAGCTTAATACATAGATGCATCCCTGGTTGAAGGATGTCAGAcctgaaggagaaaaggaaaaaaaaaatatcaagccaCAAATTGCTTATGTTTGCCACAGCGTGGAGAAATTCAACAGGACCCTAACTAGGAAAGCTAACAGCTCTTATGTCACAAGCtttatacatttatacatttaaaaaccACTGTGTAATTACAGACACAAGTATCCTGCATGAATTATCCTTTGTCACCAAGCTCTTTCCTCTATCTGCAACCAGGCACAAGTTTTTTGGGTCAAGTGTCTGCTTTTTGAGGAAAGCATTAAGCTACTAAGATTCATAGGAAGGGTGCCTGTGAATCTTGCCTGGGGCAAGCTTGAGACTTCACTACAGAAATTCAGTACCTCTACACCCACTGCCTGGATCTGATCTGATGCAACCCCTGCAGATGCACGGCTTGAAGACTGCTCTCCCTGTATTTGGTTTGTCCAGCAGTGAGGTCAGCTACCTAAAAATGTCATCAGCATCCCCACAGAACAACGACCCATTCACAGTCCCAGCTTCTCTGCAAACAAGTAGAGAACAGATAAGATGAGGCTCAGCAGAGCTCAGAAAGGGAACGTTCACGCTGGGCTTGTTTGTGGTTTCTGTATGCTGGAAACCACCTGCTATTTCATTCCAGCCCCCAAAGTCAGCTCACATTTGTTAAGTGCTTTAGACACGCAGTTAAAAGGCCAGAGTAGATTGAAATGTACACACATAGCTTTGTAAACTACAtcattaaaataaacagcagtgaATAGTCATAAATATGACCAACTGCTCATCAGTTCACTGCCTTTCTGTCACCTATTTCGCTTTACTCATGCTACCTCATTAATAAAGACTTCGTGATCTGAACTTCAACTGGTAGCTCTTCTATAGCACTCATACATTTGGGTTCTATATCTCCCTACACTTAGCCCAGAGTTACAAACTTCCAAGGACTTGAGTGGCATTAAACATGAGTATACTTGCAGGGTTAATGTCCTCTGGTCAATAAAGCTACAAGGATGAAAATAAGGTTCGTTTTTTTTGTCTGGGATAAAGGTGAGCATGCTGGCAGGTACCCCAGTACTAAATACAAAGGTGAAGAAttcataataaatatttcttcaacATTTTGTCTTTGGTGGATTTTCAACTCAGAATTAACATGAATCTATGGAGCAGCTCTACATTCGTTAGTATAGAAAAGCCAGTGTTTTTTCTGGTTGTTCTTGACAGAACAGTACCCTAGTGCTTTTGGGCTACAAAGACTAGAGTGGTTTTGTACAATACCATGATACTAACTTTGGACCCAGTCCAGCGTGGTTATTAATAATAGGTAATGCGTAACATATGTCAAAGCAAAGGCTGTCAAATCTGGCTGACAACTACTCGCATCTCAATCGTATAACTTGGCAATGTGGGCATTTTTTCCATAATATAAAGCAATTCTGATCAACTGCAGATTGCACTTCACAGAAGGTTCAGTTACAAGCAGATGTCAGACTCTCACTATTCATCTGGAGACATACACAGTACGTGAACAGAGTAAAGAACTGATTTGTGAtccaaaataaatgctttccttgGCACCAGAGGCAGTACAGAGTGGCAGAGTGTGCTCACCTGGCAAGTACCACAGGGTCTAAGAGTTGTGCAGTTTCTTGAGACCCCACAGTCCTGAGGACTGCAGCTCATCACACCTCACCTGCAGCAGCCAACACAGATTTACCTGTCTAATCCCCTTCCCTTCCAAGGGGTAACCAGTGCCCAGGAGACAGAGACAGGCCAGATCAAGTGCAATACCACGTCCATGCTGGGGGGATTGCTGAGGCTCTGTGTTCATGTCTGAACGAGGCCCAGAGGCAAGGGCCACGCTTTGCATGAGACGTGATAGCTAAGAATCATTTTTGTAcgcacacacacgtatatatagatacataaaatatgtttctgtaaATATATACGTACATATCTCAATATGTACGTGTATAGGGGCTTCAGAATAAGCCTCAATTTTTGGTTCAGCATCACAATTGATCAGAACAAAATATGTCTGACTTACTGATCACACAAATATAATAGTAGGTTCATGTGCAAAATATGCATTCTTTCAGTTGCATCTAGGCACACTGGGTGCTGTGCCTTCCTAACTCTTCCCGGGAAGAAGGGAGACCAAAAAGACCTTTCTATCTCTATTGTACTTTATAATCAACTTCTCTGTGAAGGAAGCCCACACTGTCTTTGGTGCTTTAGTTTGTTTCACATCAATTGTGTTTTAGTTCAGAAGTAAAGTCTACGTGATCATTTTGTTATAGTGCTCCACTAATCGCATCACTCACATCCAAATGGGTGAGTAACccatgttttttcattaaaaagcagcagccagcactAAGGATCTAGATTTCTCTGGAGGTTTCCATTCATTGAGAAGCTGCTCAAGTGCAATGAGCTTCTACAAAAGAACAAGCTCATCACTGTGAGGCAGCAAATTACACACATCAGATTCAGCAGAATGGCACCATCTCAGACTGATGCAGAATTTGGCTCACGCTAATTTATCTTGAGTTGTTCTATATTTTCCTGGCCTTGCTCGAAGATGTTTGGAAATGATCTACTACTTACTGCCCTTAGGCTTTTCCACCCACTTACCACTGCATTCTGTTCCTGCTTGGGGTAAAAAATCTGGGGTGAAAGTTTCAGGGAAAAACATGCAGGCTCGCTGCGCTTAACCAGTTTATCTGACACTTTCTCTTGCAATCACCAAATGCTTTTATGGCAATGTAGAAAAGCTTGAGTCTAGCACATGTGATATCAGTACATCCTCCACCAGCTGAAGAACAAGTTTGTTTACACACCCACATGTTTGGCTACTAGATTTCATGGCTCTTTGCTAATAGCAGCAGACTCTGAATTAGAATGAAGAGTTCCAATTTCCATTCC is a window of Strix uralensis isolate ZFMK-TIS-50842 chromosome 10, bStrUra1, whole genome shotgun sequence DNA encoding:
- the ZXDC gene encoding zinc finger protein ZXDC, whose protein sequence is METQGLPAAEAARARPGAQHGGPAAPPAAPCRPPPAWEPPAASASSTAASGLYVSFPVLLVEEKPEPGANPAPGPCAPPAGGPAPDNDGLLLVFNVVRGAAEAGPGGGEAGRPQPGPPPAEPPEEAPGSAPPPPPPPPPPPPPPPPLPADGDGAEDGSFSGTITINNQSLVVRIENGVLTLGPGAEQAAGSAPPAPPPPPPPPPPPPPPSAASPAEPPGGPRPRSPPAFPCPEPRCGEAFPRKQQLRLHRLSAHGGGEDGRGSAAAAARPFGCPVPGCAWSFATAYKLRRHLHSHDKLRPFACAAPGCAKRFTTVYNLRAHSRAHEQEAAHKCEACGQRFPSAARLAAHRRRSHLEPERPYRCDFPGCERTFITVSALFSHNRAHFREQEQFSCSFPGCNKQYDKACRLKIHMRSHTGERPFICDFEGCGWSFTSMSKLLRHKRKHEDDRRFMCPVEGCGKSFTRAEHLKGHSITHLGTKPFECPVEGCCAKFSARSSLYIHSKKHLQDVDSLKTRCPVSSCNKLFTSKHSMKTHMVKQHNFSPDLLTQLEATSSLTPSSELTSPGQSDLSNIDLVSLFSNVSSNNSGIATDMALVNSGIVTIDVASVGSTLGGNLPGSNNSLSQAVDPLILVASSDMPQSLDSSLLLGTSATVLQQSTLNLDDVQTVNAEALGSLASLSVRNSSQDVHGLTSSNNLTIDTATLTPSSSLGSTNVPELLTPTKVERNLLPSSDVVGQQEGSKVVTQFVFSNPPGSYSAQKEMDLGTVTGSSFLESSGSARTDYRAIQLAKKRKQKGNGSSTGASGSGQRKSKGGKVSPTTFSSSAPGSRLGGNIVLPNGGLTIRDPATGAQYVQIQLLQDDSPGEGDLPFQLSSQSSSSHSQLTVDLPVHILQEPHNSTEDDAGSDNSQFTGSTINLQDLE